The following nucleotide sequence is from Pseudobdellovibrionaceae bacterium.
TTAGCCTTTGCACTCACATTGATTCATTTCACCCAAGCTTACGGAGTCGAACATCGAATTGACTCCAAAGACACCCAAGACAAAATCTCAAAAATTTTACTTAATAATGAAACGCTCACATCCACTCTTAAAAGTGGTTTGTCCAGTCAAATCCTAAAAGTTATCCGCTATCAAAGAGACAAGGACTCCCAGGTTGTCATTCACTCTAAGCTTAATATTAAATATGATTTGTGGGATGAAGAGTACCTTTCCAAGGTTGATGATGGTGCGATTAAAAAGTATAAAAATTTAAATCAACTTGTCCATAGTATAGGCTCCATTGATCAGCATTTTTCAGACGAGTTCAAAAAAGACTTAAAATCCTATGATATAGAGGTGATCTTTTTTGTAAACCCTATCACCAAAGCTCAATCCAAATTGATTAAAGAATGGATGGCCGAGCGTTTCGTTGGCCCTTCCAGCTTAGAGCTTGGAAGCAGCACCAATGCTTTTGTGGCTGGTGTGGTCAATAAAGTGGTTTCACAACAACTAGATCGTTCCATTTACGGGTCTGATCAGGAGATTGTGATTCATATTAAAAATCAACGACAAAAAAAAGAAGGTGAAAAATGAGCCGTCTTTTTAAAATCAGACTTTATCTGATCAGCATTTTACTTTTAGTGGGTGCGATACCTTTTTATTTTTCATACCTAGCCTTTAATGAACTGATCAGTTACCAATCCGATGTGGCACAAAAGATCAATCTTTCTGAAAGCCTTGATGGATATCAGTCAGCACTCAAAGATCTTTCAAAAATAAATAAAAACAAAGAAGCTCAGTATAAAGAACAATTCGAGAAGGTTCACGAAAAACAAGCTCTTTTGAATTCTCAAAATCTATTGTGGGATAATATAAAGACGTCATTAAAAAAGACCTATTTACTGTTTTTTGGAGCGTTTACAGGTGTAGTGATTTTGCTGGGTATGTTGATCTCGGGTTTGATTTCCAAGCTGTATGCCAAAACCCACCAACAGCTGCAAATAGAAATGGAACGGGTGAATTATCTCAAACAATTTGAAAACGTATCAGATATCATCAAAATGATGAACCACGAGATTAAAAAACCCCTTGCTCCTTTAGAAATTTGGCTTAATACCCTTATCAAAGCAGCTCAAAAGAACGACTTAAACACCATTGATGAGGCTTCCCAAATTGTGCGCGAAGAAATGCAAAATCTTTCGGCCCATCTCAAAGCTTTTAATAAATTTGGTTCATTGCCTGATCCTAAGCTGACCATAGTGGAGTTTGATCAATATCTTACAGAAACATTAAGTAAGTTTAGTGATGTTTACACCAACATCGAAGTAGAACACCACTGTGAAATTCAAGATCTTTATGTCAAACTGGATAAAGGACTTTTTTCACAGGTTTTACAAAACCTATTTGAAAATGCCCAAGAGGCTAATCCCGACTTAAGCACTTTGTTTTTTAAAATTGTAACCAAGAAGCACAATGGTGCCTATATTCAAATTGATGTTTTTAATCAGGGAATAGCCATCAAAGATTTAGAACAAGTCTTTAAACCTTATTTTTCCACTAAAGAAAAATCCTCTCATAGTGGTCTGGGTCTTACCATTTCAAAGGCCACCATGATCAAACATCAAGGCGACCTCAATGTTCGCCCCTGTAGCAATGGGGCATTATTTGAAATTAAACTTCCTATTTATAAATCGGAGAACACATGAAGATCTTGCTTGTCGATGATGATAAAAATTTACGCCTAGGCATTAAGTTAAGTCTAGAGTCCGAAGGCTTTGAAGTCACTGCTGCCGACACCTACGAAATGGCACTCAGATTGATCAATGAAGAACGAGGATTTGAGGCCTATGTACTAGATATTAAACTCAATGCAAACTTGACAGGCATTGAGCTCTACCAAAAGGTCAGAGCCCTCAATGATCAAACACCTGTCATCTTTATTTCATCAGGAGCAAGTCTATCCGAAGTGGCCGAAGGTATGCGCTTAGGGGCTTTTGATTTTCTAGAAAAACCTTTTGCCCCAGACAAACTCATCGCCACTTTAAAAAATGTCCAAGAGATAAGCTCACTTAAAGAAAAATTGGCTTTTTATAATCAAACTTTGCTCAAGGACAGCGATATTATCATTGGCCAGAGCAAAGCTTTTCAAGAGGTTTTAAACGCGGTCTCACAAGCGGCCCCCACACAAAGTACTATTTTGATCACAGGAGAAAGTGGGACAGGGAAAGAGCTTGTTGCCAAAAGAATTTGTGCTTTAAGTAAACGCTCCACCAAGCCTTTTATCAAAGTGAACTGTAGCTCTATTCCTGAGAACTTAATCGAGAGTGAGCTTTTTGGTTACGAAAAAGGCGCCTTTACTGGAGCTATCTCAACCAAAAAAGGATATTTTGAGCTTGCCCATCAAGGCACCATTTTTTTGGATGAAATTGGGGATATGAACCTATCGGCTCAAGCCAAAGTTTTACGCGCTTTACAAGAGCAGGAAATTCAAAAACTGGGCTCAGAAAAGATCATCAAGGTGAATGTCAGAGTCATTGCCGCAACCAATAAGGACTTACAAAAGGGAGTGGCTGAAGGTTGGTTTAGAGAGGATTTATTTTATAGACTTAATGTGTTCCCTATTAAAACGCCTGCTCTTCGCCAACGAAAAGAAGACATCGCCAAACTGGCTCAATATTTTTTAGAAACCTTCATTCAAGAAAACTCCATGCCCAAAAAAATCATTGATAATAAACTCTACGATCGCCTTAAGGAATACGATTGGCCAGGAAATATACGTGAGTTAAAAAATATTATGGAGCGAATTGCTATCACTGGGAAGCAACGTTTAGTCGAAAGTGACTTTCTAAACTTAGGATTTTTGGAGAAAAGCCACACCAAAACAAACTCCAGAAAATCCGTGAATGGATTCGAGGATTATGGACACTTCAGCTTAAAGTCCTTTAAAGAGGACATGGAAAAACGATTTATTATTGAGTCACTAAAAAAACATCAAGGTAACATTGCTGCCTGCGCCGTACAGTTAGAAATCGAAAGAACTCATCTCCATAAAAAAATCAAACAGTATCAGATTCAAAAAAGAGAATACCTCACGTGATTTTTAAGCGCTTACAGAATGGGGATAGGTCAAACGCTAATCACCGACTCAAGTTAAGATCTAGCAGACATTTAGGCGGACTGCCCTATAATGCGTACCTTGCCAAATAAAAAAAAGCCACCATCAGGTAGCTCTTTTTTTTAACAATATTTATGTGTATTTATTTGTTGGTTTTACTTTTTATTACTTCACAGTCATTTTTGTATGAACCGCAAAGCGATCAAACTCACCATACTCGTGTAACTTGTTATATAAAGTTTTAATCGTGATTCCTAAAGCATTTGCAGCTTGAGTCTTGTTCCCATCAAAGTGATTTAAGGCTTTGATGATGTAGCGTTTTTCAAGCTCATGCACCGTGATACTTGGATCGTAATCATCAAGTACAAATTTATTGTCTGGGTTTTTGATGAAGTCAGGTAGATCTTTTGGATAAATCACTTCACCTTCAGATAAAATTTGTAGTCTTTCACAGACGTTTTGAAGCTCACGAATGTTACCTGGCCAGTCATACTTTAAAAGCATGTCCATAGCCTCTGCACTCATTTTCATTCCACGATTTAAATATCTATGCGAACCAAAAGTTAAAAAGTGTTCGATCAACATAGGGACATCTTCTTTTCTGCGTCTTAAAGGCGGAGAATTGATCACAATAGTATTGATACGGTAGAAAAGATCTTCTCGAAATCCACCTTTGGCCACTTCTTTGTCTAATTCTTTGTTCGTTGCACTGATCAAACGAATGTCGACTTTAATAGGCTCTTTACCACCTACTCTAAAGATTTCGCCTTCTTGTAAAAAACGTAAAAGTTTAGATTGAATTCCAGGAGTCAATTCACCAATCTCATCCAAGAACAAAGTTCCACCATTAGCAGCTTCGGCTAAACCGATCTTTCTAGAGTAAGCTCCTGTGAAAGCACCTTTTTCGTGACCAAAAAGTTCACTCTCTAATAAAGTCTCTCTTAAGGCTCCACAGTTGATGGCTACAAAAGGACGGTTTCTGCGTTGGCTTTTTTCGTGGATGGCTTGAGCAATCAGCTCTTTGCCCGTTCCACTTTCACCTAACACTAATACCGTAGCATTAGACGGAGCTACTCGATCCACCATCTTCATCATCTGTGACATGATCTCAGATTGGTAGACGATCTCTTTTTTAGCCCCTTGAATAGAATCCATCTTCTGGATCAAGCGACTAGGTTCACCCACAGAAAGGGGTCTGTTATAGGTATTTGACATACGTGCCACTCCTTAGCTTTAGCTTAGGACGCAAACCACCATTGCCTTGACCTTTTACAGACCAAACCCCCTTTAATGACAGCAAACGTTCCTAATAGTTTTAATTCCTTACTGCTTACTCACATTTATGATACGCAGCATTAGGACTTTTTTACAGCATGCTTGAAATATATGCAAGTTTTTTTGTACGAAAGACAGATTTTCCTTTAAAATTGTAAAGATTATATGGGAGCCCCAAAACTCAGCCTGCAAGAGGCTATTTATAAGTATTTGAATTATGTATGCTTTTCACAAAAGTACACCCATCATACGTGCACCAACTACATCTCCGACCTGAATCAGCTCTTTAAACCCTTCTTAAATGGAATTTTTATATATAACCCACCAGAATCACTAAGTTTTTCAAAAAATGATAAAAAAATAGGCTTAATGAAAGACCCTCTTTTAAACAGTGAGGTTCTGGCCCATGCTTTTGACCTCTTTAAACCCAGTTTAGCCAAGCTTGCAGCCGTCAGCCGTAAGCGAAAAATCTCTAGCCTCAAGGGTTTTAGCAAATGGTGCTTAGAGCACAACTACATTGATAAAGATCCCACTCATCAGATCGCTAGTATTAAGACCCCGATAAAATTGCCCAAATACTTAAACCTAGATGAAACCTTAAGTTATTTTAAATCACTCAAAAAAGACTTAAAAGCTGAGCCTGAAAAGTATCGTAATGAGTGGATTTGTTTTTTATATCTTTACGGCTGCGGACTACGTATCCATGAAGCCTGTCAGGTTGAAATAAAAAATATTGACCTTGAGCAAAAGCGCACTTTGATTTTTGGAAAAGGAAAAAAAGAACGTTTTGCCATCATGCCTGAATTTATGATGGCCCCTATCGGAGAAGCCTTAGACTTAGCCACTCATAATAATTGGTCTTATATTTATGGCGAAAAGGCACTAACCCCAAGAACTGTCGCCAATTGGATTCAACGCCGAGGACTCAAAGCTGAAATTCACAAGCCCGTGCATCCACACATGTTCCGACACAGCTATGCCACACATCTGTTACGAGAAAATACTGATCTTAGACATTTACAGGAACTCTTAGGACACAGCTCTTTAGCATCTACGCAAGTGTATGCCCATTTGGATCGAGACCAGCTTCTGCAAAGCTTAGAACAATTCCATCCTCTGTCTAAGAAGTAGGAAGTGAGACAAACTCAGACCAATCTTGTAAGATCAAATCAGGTTGAAAATTCTGAAATAAAGCACGCTGCTCTGGGGCTTCATTCACTAAAAGAGTGCGGCACCCCTTGGTCCAACCCGCATATAAATCACGCCACTTATCACCTGCCATCCAAGACCTAGAAAAATCTATGCCCCAGTCTGTGGCTGCCTCTTCCAGCAAACCCGCGCCTGGTTTGCGTCTAGGATGATTGTGCTGGTAAGGGGCAGAATAATATCCATCAATCCTTACTCCCCCAAGAGCAAAAAGATCTGAAATTTTTTGATGAATGAGTTCTAAGTTTTCAACACCCACTGACCCACGGGTTAAACCAGACTGATTGGTGATCACGAGCAACTTGTACCCTTGCTGCCTGATTTTTTTAAGAGCCTCCACAACACCTTCTAACAGCTCCACTTTACCTGGATCATCCAAATACCCAAAATCTTTGATCAAGGTATCATCTCGATCTAAGAAAAAAGCTTTATTAGTTTTACGATAAGAGGCATCGGTATATGACATATATCCCTTACTAACTTAACTCTAAAAGTTGTTCAAAATAATTTTCCATCTCATAAGAGGTTCGCCTTACCATATCTTGCACATTGTACTTCATCAATTGCTGAGAGTCGTACATTGAAGTTTTTAAGAAGGGCTCTAGATCACTGTCTATAAGCAGAACACCTTGGCGGTACAAAAGTTTAACTTCAAATTGACACTTTAAAATCGCCAGCTGCTCTGCCTTTTCTACGGCTCTCAGAGCATGTAAAAGCAGATCAAACACATACGAAGACCCACTTTCCAATTCGATCTTTGTGATCACCTTCAAAAAGTATAAGGCCAGCTTGATGCGGTCATAGTCGGTACGAACCAAAGAGTAATCATAAATCAAAGTGGCTTCATTAAGGTGTCGCCAATGATTGTTTTGATTTTTATTCGGAGCAAAAGTCAGCTCGACATAATTCAGAGGCTCTAAAACTCCACCGCCAAAACGCTTCTTACTGCGCAAAGCACCTTTGGCCATCACGTCTAATTTTTCACCCTCGCCTGTGAGGACTTTTAAAATCAGGTCTGACTCTTGATACAGAGTTTTTTTTAAAATAAGGGCTTTTTGCTTAAGTAGGCTCACAACTTGGGAGTATGCCTGAGATTCAAATAAAAGACAAAAGACGGCCCTATGGCCCATAATCTTCGCTCTCAAATGGCATATAAGCCACCCCAAACTCCCTTTTAACCCTTTTAAAAAGGAACATTTATTGCTTTAAAAAAAACGATTACCCTTATAAAACCGAGGACTTAAAAAGAATGAAGCACGCCCTAAAGACATCATTTATATTTCTGCTTATGGCCTTAGGAGTGTTCCATTCATGGCTTCCTGTATCTTTAGCCCAAGAGATCAACGTGGGTGAATTCTCTATCGAGATTGACCTTAAAGACTTAGGTAAAAGTGAATATCGTCTGACCCCCGCTAAAGCAGATAAGGTTTTGCCCCTGCCGCATATCCTCAGTGAAAAAAAGATTGCAGTCCAAGCCCAAGTTTTCTTTACAGAAGAAGAAAACCTTCGCTTGGTTTTAAAAAAACCAGTTCTCTTGCATGTGACCGACACCACGACAGACACAAGTCTAGAGCGCCTGATTCCCCATATCAACATTGAACTGTCCACGCGACAACGCTCTCACTTTGTCACCATGTTTATGAATGGAAATGCAGATCTGATTGCCACCATGGATGTGCCTGAACAGGAACTAGATCTGAGTAAATTCAAAGATATTTCACGATTAAATGCTAAAGACTTTTCAGATGGACGAGCCTTTTTCTTACCTGTGATCAGTAAGCCCTTAAAGATTTTGCAACTGCCTTTTTTACAACTGCAAGACCTGCTTACACCCACATCACGAATTGAGCGCACGAATATTGAAGTGCCTACCCTAGAAGTGATCCAAATTCGTTCTCAAAATTTTGAGCTTGTTACAGGTGAGCTCAGACTGACCACTCTTGCTGAAACCATGGAAGGTGTTTTAAGTAAGTCACCAGAAATACAAAAATTAGTAGAGCTTAGAACCCAAGCCCACATTGGTCGAGAACAGATGTTAGATCGCTTTCGTAGTGGTCAAGCTTTTGACCCTGAGCCACCTCAACGTCAGGCCCAAATCTTATCCATTTCTCAACATCACTCGGGTTTACGTTGTCGGCAGTTTTTAAAAGACGGCAGTGCGCCCTCCTCTGGAGCCACAGGCCACGGGCAAGTCATCCCATTTCCTTTTGGCAATAGATAAACCTACCATATCCCCCCGTTCTATTATATGAATAGAGTCTTAAGCCATGGAGTTTCAGCCTTGAAGCCAGATTCAAATTCACATGTTAGCGCTTCTGCCTCTGCGTCACCCGCAGAGGAGTTTCAGGTGACACCTTCGCTTCTGAATCATCCTTTTTGGTTTTTTATAAAAAAGCACAAAAAAAACTTTAACCTAGGTATTATGACTTTACTTCTTACCAACGCCTTTGATGTGGCAGGGCCTTACTTCATTGGTAAAACCATTGATCTAATTATGCAAACGGATCGTACAGGTTTTAGCACTTATATTGTGATGCTCATTTTGATTGCCTTGGGTACAGCCGTGTTTAGATATCTTTGGCGTATTTATTTTTCTCGTTTTCACCAACAGGTTGCCGCAGACTTGCGCAATATTCTATTTAAAAAAATGCTACGTCTTAAAGTCAGTGAACATCAGCGCACTGCCACTGGTGAAAAAATGACCCTACTAACTCAAGATATTGATAACTTCAGAATGGGTATCGGCCCTGGAATCTTAATATTTTTTGACGCTCTTATTTATGTCGCCTGCCTATTGCCACTCATGCTTACAATAAGCTGGGTATGGACGTGGAAATGTTTAATATTTATGCCATTGATTCCATTTTTTACTTATGGTCTAGAAAAGTCCTTTAGCAAAAGATACCGCGCCCTTCAGGATGAAACAGGAGAGCTGACCAGTTTTGCGCAAGAAACAGTGTCTGGGATCAAAGTCATTAAGTCCCTAAGTTTGCAAGGTTTTCGGTCTAAGGTGTTTTTTCCCATCAACTCCAAGCTACAAGATTATGGTCTTCGAGTAGACCGCATCGAAGCAGCGTTTAGCCCTACTTTAGAGTTTTTTGTTAT
It contains:
- a CDS encoding HAMP domain-containing histidine kinase, whose product is MSRLFKIRLYLISILLLVGAIPFYFSYLAFNELISYQSDVAQKINLSESLDGYQSALKDLSKINKNKEAQYKEQFEKVHEKQALLNSQNLLWDNIKTSLKKTYLLFFGAFTGVVILLGMLISGLISKLYAKTHQQLQIEMERVNYLKQFENVSDIIKMMNHEIKKPLAPLEIWLNTLIKAAQKNDLNTIDEASQIVREEMQNLSAHLKAFNKFGSLPDPKLTIVEFDQYLTETLSKFSDVYTNIEVEHHCEIQDLYVKLDKGLFSQVLQNLFENAQEANPDLSTLFFKIVTKKHNGAYIQIDVFNQGIAIKDLEQVFKPYFSTKEKSSHSGLGLTISKATMIKHQGDLNVRPCSNGALFEIKLPIYKSENT
- a CDS encoding sigma-54 dependent transcriptional regulator translates to MKILLVDDDKNLRLGIKLSLESEGFEVTAADTYEMALRLINEERGFEAYVLDIKLNANLTGIELYQKVRALNDQTPVIFISSGASLSEVAEGMRLGAFDFLEKPFAPDKLIATLKNVQEISSLKEKLAFYNQTLLKDSDIIIGQSKAFQEVLNAVSQAAPTQSTILITGESGTGKELVAKRICALSKRSTKPFIKVNCSSIPENLIESELFGYEKGAFTGAISTKKGYFELAHQGTIFLDEIGDMNLSAQAKVLRALQEQEIQKLGSEKIIKVNVRVIAATNKDLQKGVAEGWFREDLFYRLNVFPIKTPALRQRKEDIAKLAQYFLETFIQENSMPKKIIDNKLYDRLKEYDWPGNIRELKNIMERIAITGKQRLVESDFLNLGFLEKSHTKTNSRKSVNGFEDYGHFSLKSFKEDMEKRFIIESLKKHQGNIAACAVQLEIERTHLHKKIKQYQIQKREYLT
- a CDS encoding sigma-54 dependent transcriptional regulator, with protein sequence MSNTYNRPLSVGEPSRLIQKMDSIQGAKKEIVYQSEIMSQMMKMVDRVAPSNATVLVLGESGTGKELIAQAIHEKSQRRNRPFVAINCGALRETLLESELFGHEKGAFTGAYSRKIGLAEAANGGTLFLDEIGELTPGIQSKLLRFLQEGEIFRVGGKEPIKVDIRLISATNKELDKEVAKGGFREDLFYRINTIVINSPPLRRRKEDVPMLIEHFLTFGSHRYLNRGMKMSAEAMDMLLKYDWPGNIRELQNVCERLQILSEGEVIYPKDLPDFIKNPDNKFVLDDYDPSITVHELEKRYIIKALNHFDGNKTQAANALGITIKTLYNKLHEYGEFDRFAVHTKMTVK
- a CDS encoding tyrosine-type recombinase/integrase, with the translated sequence MGAPKLSLQEAIYKYLNYVCFSQKYTHHTCTNYISDLNQLFKPFLNGIFIYNPPESLSFSKNDKKIGLMKDPLLNSEVLAHAFDLFKPSLAKLAAVSRKRKISSLKGFSKWCLEHNYIDKDPTHQIASIKTPIKLPKYLNLDETLSYFKSLKKDLKAEPEKYRNEWICFLYLYGCGLRIHEACQVEIKNIDLEQKRTLIFGKGKKERFAIMPEFMMAPIGEALDLATHNNWSYIYGEKALTPRTVANWIQRRGLKAEIHKPVHPHMFRHSYATHLLRENTDLRHLQELLGHSSLASTQVYAHLDRDQLLQSLEQFHPLSKK
- a CDS encoding HAD family hydrolase produces the protein MSYTDASYRKTNKAFFLDRDDTLIKDFGYLDDPGKVELLEGVVEALKKIRQQGYKLLVITNQSGLTRGSVGVENLELIHQKISDLFALGGVRIDGYYSAPYQHNHPRRKPGAGLLEEAATDWGIDFSRSWMAGDKWRDLYAGWTKGCRTLLVNEAPEQRALFQNFQPDLILQDWSEFVSLPTS
- the recO gene encoding DNA repair protein RecO, which produces MGHRAVFCLLFESQAYSQVVSLLKQKALILKKTLYQESDLILKVLTGEGEKLDVMAKGALRSKKRFGGGVLEPLNYVELTFAPNKNQNNHWRHLNEATLIYDYSLVRTDYDRIKLALYFLKVITKIELESGSSYVFDLLLHALRAVEKAEQLAILKCQFEVKLLYRQGVLLIDSDLEPFLKTSMYDSQQLMKYNVQDMVRRTSYEMENYFEQLLELS